The following are encoded in a window of bacterium genomic DNA:
- a CDS encoding biotin--[acetyl-CoA-carboxylase] ligase produces the protein MDMAHSLVRNAYHPWTVITARHQTEGRGTHGRLWSSQTDKGLWLSLLLPPPENVDNLTGLSIIAAGSLVKTLDVYADCMFLIKYPNDVVVNNHKIAGLMIESATCDDAVKTVILGMGVNFWQTRDDFIKDELPDATSLFIEAGYAPDREHFIATFISYMKKWYESGIPEPDYGKLFPNSQFT, from the coding sequence ATGGATATGGCACACTCTCTTGTCCGTAACGCATACCATCCCTGGACAGTCATAACCGCCCGGCACCAGACAGAAGGTCGCGGTACTCACGGCAGATTGTGGTCGTCTCAGACCGACAAGGGCCTCTGGCTGTCGCTTTTACTCCCGCCGCCGGAAAATGTCGATAATCTGACCGGCCTCTCTATTATAGCAGCAGGCTCCCTTGTGAAAACACTCGATGTCTATGCCGATTGCATGTTCCTGATAAAATATCCCAATGATGTCGTTGTCAACAACCATAAAATAGCAGGACTTATGATTGAATCCGCGACATGTGATGACGCTGTCAAAACAGTCATTTTGGGCATGGGAGTCAATTTCTGGCAGACACGGGATGACTTTATCAAGGACGAGCTTCCCGATGCGACATCCCTCTTTATTGAAGCAGGATATGCGCCGGACCGTGAACACTTTATCGCGACATTTATATCGTATATGAAAAAATGGTATGAATCGGGAATCCCCGAACCGGATTACGGGAAATTGTTTCCGAATAGTCAATTCACGTAA
- a CDS encoding insulinase family protein, translating into MKITMIPFSVLAVFALVVLSCAGKRAAVSIQPKPGESPLAAFTKVRLENGLDVIVKEVHSAPIVAVYLWCNTGSCNEDEKIYGISHFYEHMFFKGTEKRGVGEIDRAIKSLGGYNNAFTSKEYTAYYVVLPSENFTFAADVLVDAIRNSSFPEEEIQKELGVIKEEINRKEDDPSGKLYEEIFAVLYPGTPYEHAVLGTKESISGITRDDFKKYLSTFYVPNNMTAVIVGDVKSKDAIDEMRKLTADWKPDPEVSSRVKSFDVPKREGICGFTLEKDVNMSYVMMAFRTSGYTNQKESTALDIASSVLGEGKSSRLYRRIVEQEQIASSVQAFIYPMRRSGMFIIFGTMDRQNVEPFKKAVLEEIEKLRGNPIGGDELKKVKTMLKADFQFGNETNADIGQTLGHFNTLGILEQVTEYERTIDAVTAGDVTTYASTVLDTKSYAIGIINQRIPTDREVRGE; encoded by the coding sequence ATGAAAATTACGATGATACCTTTTTCCGTTCTGGCGGTGTTTGCCCTGGTAGTACTGTCGTGCGCAGGGAAACGCGCCGCTGTAAGTATTCAGCCGAAACCGGGCGAATCGCCACTGGCGGCATTTACGAAAGTACGGCTCGAAAACGGTCTCGATGTTATTGTCAAAGAGGTTCATTCGGCGCCGATTGTGGCGGTTTACCTCTGGTGCAATACGGGAAGCTGTAATGAGGATGAGAAGATATACGGTATTTCGCACTTCTACGAGCATATGTTTTTCAAGGGGACCGAAAAACGCGGAGTGGGTGAGATCGACCGTGCGATAAAGAGTCTTGGCGGGTATAACAACGCGTTTACATCGAAAGAGTATACCGCTTATTATGTGGTTCTTCCATCCGAGAATTTCACGTTTGCGGCTGATGTGCTTGTCGATGCAATCCGGAATTCGAGTTTCCCCGAGGAAGAGATACAGAAGGAGCTCGGCGTTATCAAGGAAGAAATCAACCGTAAAGAAGATGACCCGTCAGGGAAGCTTTATGAGGAAATCTTCGCGGTTCTGTATCCGGGAACGCCCTATGAGCATGCTGTTCTGGGTACGAAGGAGAGTATTTCCGGAATCACTCGCGATGATTTCAAAAAGTATCTTTCCACGTTTTATGTTCCTAATAACATGACCGCCGTAATAGTGGGCGATGTAAAAAGCAAAGACGCAATCGACGAGATGAGGAAACTGACCGCCGACTGGAAACCCGATCCGGAAGTCAGCAGCCGTGTGAAATCGTTCGATGTGCCGAAACGTGAAGGAATCTGCGGTTTTACCCTGGAAAAAGACGTCAACATGTCGTATGTCATGATGGCTTTCCGCACATCGGGATACACCAATCAGAAGGAGAGCACCGCGCTCGATATCGCCAGCTCAGTGCTCGGCGAAGGGAAAAGCTCACGGCTTTACCGGAGAATCGTCGAGCAGGAACAGATAGCCTCATCAGTCCAGGCGTTTATCTATCCCATGAGACGGTCGGGGATGTTCATAATATTCGGTACGATGGACCGCCAGAACGTCGAGCCTTTCAAGAAGGCGGTTCTTGAAGAGATCGAAAAACTCCGGGGAAATCCCATCGGCGGCGATGAGCTTAAAAAAGTGAAAACCATGCTCAAGGCCGATTTCCAGTTTGGTAATGAAACCAATGCCGATATCGGGCAGACACTGGGACATTTCAACACCCTCGGTATCCTCGAACAGGTGACAGAATATGAACGCACTATCGACGCTGTGACAGCCGGCGACGTAACAACATATGCGTCAACGGTGCTCGATACAAAATCATACGCCATCGGTATCATAAATCAGCGAATTCCTACGGACCGGGAGGTGCGCGGTGAATAA
- a CDS encoding type III pantothenate kinase, with amino-acid sequence MIALFDSGNTHLHFGWWDGRIVLDPVSVPYPSSQVELTNLVSDLLNDRQFAKAVACSVNSRWRERLFSTVGDFTGGGLSVARKASDFNLVVNYENPAMYGIDRALEAYAAFEICKTSCIVIDVGTAVTVDAVANDGTVAGGFIFPGAPSLVHGLASLTDLPFTIPDFEHESIGQSTGQCISYGAALGLAGAITRLVKVCMDSIGGTDHVVITGGGAEPVMKYLPFTVEYHQFLVLTGLGLVADILPKYA; translated from the coding sequence ATGATCGCCCTGTTTGACAGCGGTAATACGCACCTTCATTTCGGGTGGTGGGATGGCCGGATTGTACTTGATCCTGTCAGTGTGCCGTATCCATCCTCACAGGTCGAGCTCACGAATCTTGTATCGGACCTTCTGAACGACCGGCAATTCGCGAAAGCGGTTGCATGTTCTGTCAATTCACGATGGCGTGAGCGGCTTTTTTCCACTGTCGGCGACTTCACCGGCGGTGGACTCAGCGTAGCCCGTAAAGCATCCGATTTCAACCTCGTGGTTAATTACGAAAATCCCGCCATGTACGGAATCGACCGTGCCCTCGAAGCGTATGCGGCATTTGAAATCTGTAAAACGTCGTGTATCGTTATCGATGTGGGTACTGCCGTTACGGTGGATGCCGTTGCGAACGATGGGACTGTTGCGGGAGGGTTTATATTCCCCGGAGCCCCGTCGCTTGTTCATGGTCTCGCGTCGTTAACCGATTTACCGTTTACAATTCCCGATTTTGAGCACGAGAGCATCGGGCAAAGCACCGGGCAGTGCATCTCGTACGGCGCCGCGCTCGGTCTTGCCGGCGCAATAACCCGTCTCGTGAAAGTCTGTATGGACAGCATCGGAGGAACCGACCATGTCGTCATTACTGGCGGGGGCGCCGAACCGGTGATGAAATACCTCCCGTTCACCGTTGAATACCATCAGTTCCTTGTGCTTACCGGTCTCGGCCTTGTGGCGGATATACTTCCAAAGTATGCTTGA
- the purN gene encoding phosphoribosylglycinamide formyltransferase, with the protein MKRLKIGVLASGGGTNLQSIIDRSLDGSLSGDVVLVVSNNSDAFALERARRHGIDALHISPVTEGSPGDADRRITDEMCARNVDLVVLAGYMKKIGPLLLATYSNRIINIHPALLPKFGGKGMYGMRVHDAVIAAGEKESGPTVHLVDNLYDHGTILAQDRIPVMADDTPETLQKRVLALEHIILPKTINKIAEEWKS; encoded by the coding sequence ATGAAAAGGCTGAAAATCGGAGTGCTTGCATCCGGCGGAGGAACAAATCTCCAGAGCATAATCGACAGGAGCCTTGACGGATCGCTTTCGGGTGATGTCGTCCTTGTCGTATCGAACAATTCCGATGCATTCGCGCTCGAACGTGCGCGCAGGCATGGTATCGATGCGCTCCATATCAGCCCCGTTACCGAGGGTTCACCCGGGGATGCCGACAGGCGGATAACGGACGAAATGTGTGCACGGAATGTCGATCTTGTCGTTCTGGCGGGCTATATGAAGAAAATCGGCCCCCTGCTGCTCGCAACGTATTCAAATAGAATTATCAATATTCATCCGGCGCTTTTGCCGAAATTCGGCGGAAAAGGGATGTACGGCATGCGTGTTCACGATGCCGTGATAGCCGCAGGCGAAAAGGAAAGCGGCCCGACCGTACATCTTGTCGATAATCTGTATGATCATGGAACGATTCTCGCCCAGGACAGAATTCCGGTCATGGCGGATGATACTCCGGAGACTTTGCAGAAACGGGTGCTGGCGCTTGAACATATAATACTTCCAAAAACAATAAACAAAATAGCTGAGGAGTGGAAGTCCTGA
- the folB gene encoding dihydroneopterin aldolase produces MKGAIRLNGMKFAGKHGVRPEEKTLYQPFEVDVEIECDLTAPSQTDRLEDTIDYSRAADIVQSVVSGEHCDLLEKLAGRILDRFGEIVTEGRVTVRVRKPRAPLSVTFEYIEVELCREFTP; encoded by the coding sequence TTGAAGGGCGCGATTCGTTTGAACGGTATGAAGTTCGCCGGAAAGCATGGCGTTCGTCCGGAGGAGAAGACCCTGTATCAGCCGTTTGAGGTCGATGTCGAAATCGAGTGCGATCTCACGGCGCCGTCGCAGACCGACAGGCTCGAGGATACCATCGATTATTCACGGGCGGCGGATATCGTACAATCGGTTGTGAGCGGTGAGCACTGCGATCTCCTCGAAAAGCTTGCGGGGCGGATACTCGATCGTTTCGGCGAAATCGTTACGGAGGGCAGGGTAACCGTCCGTGTCCGTAAACCGCGCGCACCGCTATCCGTGACATTCGAGTATATCGAGGTTGAATTGTGTCGCGAGTTTACGCCGTGA
- the nadC gene encoding carboxylating nicotinate-nucleotide diphosphorylase: MERTWAKRTEELIEKALEEDIDTGDITTESTVPPDLVSTAFLFTREDGVLAGIDVAIKVFRRVDPGLEINAYFKDGDQIQHGQRIAEIKGFASSIMKAERTALNFVGRMTGIATKTAALVKQVEGCHAKILDTRKTAPTMRHLDKYAVRVGGGSNHRFGLFDMVLIKDNHIAISGGIRIATERVISYLKERNIQTKIEVECKSYEEVLEAVYTPIDIIMLDNMEIPEIEKSVNTIRTISVETGRMIRVEASGNVNGNNVRIIAETGVDYISIGALTHSVKNHDFSLLFAEL, translated from the coding sequence ATGGAGCGGACATGGGCAAAAAGAACCGAAGAACTGATTGAAAAAGCGCTTGAAGAGGATATCGATACCGGTGATATCACGACGGAATCGACTGTCCCCCCCGACCTGGTTTCCACGGCGTTTCTTTTCACGAGAGAAGATGGTGTTCTGGCGGGTATCGATGTGGCGATAAAAGTGTTTCGACGGGTCGATCCGGGGCTTGAGATAAATGCGTATTTCAAGGACGGGGATCAGATACAGCACGGCCAGCGGATAGCCGAGATCAAAGGTTTTGCATCATCCATAATGAAAGCCGAACGGACAGCCCTCAATTTTGTGGGCCGGATGACGGGGATTGCCACGAAAACAGCCGCGCTCGTCAAACAGGTCGAGGGCTGTCATGCAAAAATTCTCGATACCCGCAAGACGGCGCCGACCATGCGTCATCTCGATAAATACGCCGTGCGTGTCGGGGGAGGTTCGAATCACCGTTTCGGGCTTTTTGATATGGTGCTCATCAAGGATAATCATATAGCGATATCAGGCGGAATCAGGATTGCCACCGAGCGCGTGATTTCGTATCTCAAGGAGAGAAATATCCAGACAAAAATCGAGGTTGAGTGCAAGTCGTACGAAGAAGTCCTCGAAGCCGTTTATACCCCGATAGATATAATAATGCTCGACAACATGGAAATTCCGGAAATCGAGAAGTCGGTCAATACCATCAGGACTATCTCGGTGGAAACCGGCAGGATGATCCGTGTGGAAGCATCGGGTAATGTGAACGGAAACAATGTTCGCATCATTGCGGAAACCGGAGTGGACTATATTTCGATTGGAGCGCTAACGCATTCGGTGAAAAACCATGATTTTTCCCTCCTTTTTGCCGAATTATAA
- a CDS encoding insulinase family protein has product MNKIISLTGAVLIMITILYPAEVQAVKRTELSNGLVILTKPVTTNSIVSVIVALKMGSLYETDEKAGLCTLMQDTILKGTTTRTSEQIALELESLGTRISSSSDREYGTLSFQSTAESLDRSLDILYDILLNPTFPDDAVDLQKKLQIRNILMRRDQAIYQAIELMVEAHFGSHPFHKPRMGYPETVQTLSRNDLLDLYKKIYVPDNMVICVVGNFDESRFIAGITEKLGALPKSVKPSKIPGELIRHTAPVEKTETRETAASWFALGWESPKMDAPDYYAMEVLDSITGGSMNSRLFVAIREKRGLAYQVSSFVNARMEAGIFVAYIGTKPSTYEEAKKVLLEEVWRMGRENVTAEELKNAKSYLKGMNIMGMESNTGQASQYALNEILGVGYDFGDRYNEAIEKITVSDVRNVGKKYLGDNYSLGAVLAK; this is encoded by the coding sequence GTGAATAAGATCATATCATTGACAGGTGCTGTTCTTATCATGATAACCATACTTTATCCTGCGGAGGTTCAGGCAGTGAAACGAACCGAGCTTTCAAATGGACTTGTTATACTCACAAAACCGGTGACAACCAACAGTATCGTATCGGTGATAGTCGCTCTCAAAATGGGGAGCCTGTACGAAACGGACGAAAAAGCCGGGCTCTGCACCCTCATGCAGGATACCATACTCAAGGGCACCACGACGCGCACCTCGGAACAGATCGCTCTTGAACTCGAAAGCCTCGGTACACGGATATCCTCTTCCTCCGACCGTGAGTACGGGACTCTGTCATTCCAGTCAACCGCCGAAAGCCTCGACAGGAGCCTCGATATCCTCTATGATATCCTCCTGAATCCGACATTTCCCGATGATGCGGTCGATCTTCAGAAAAAATTGCAGATACGGAATATCCTCATGCGCCGTGACCAGGCGATATATCAGGCGATAGAGCTCATGGTCGAAGCTCATTTCGGCAGCCACCCTTTCCATAAACCGCGAATGGGCTACCCGGAAACAGTGCAGACCCTCAGCCGTAATGATCTGCTCGACCTGTATAAAAAAATCTATGTGCCCGACAATATGGTCATATGTGTGGTTGGTAATTTTGACGAAAGCCGGTTTATTGCGGGTATTACCGAAAAACTGGGCGCACTTCCCAAATCGGTCAAACCGTCGAAAATTCCGGGCGAGCTGATCAGACATACCGCACCCGTTGAAAAGACCGAAACCCGCGAGACAGCCGCAAGCTGGTTCGCTCTCGGCTGGGAATCCCCGAAAATGGATGCTCCCGATTACTATGCCATGGAAGTTCTCGATTCCATAACCGGCGGCTCCATGAATTCGCGGCTGTTTGTGGCGATCCGCGAAAAACGGGGGCTTGCCTATCAGGTATCGTCATTCGTGAACGCCCGCATGGAGGCCGGTATCTTTGTCGCATACATCGGGACGAAACCATCGACCTATGAAGAGGCCAAAAAGGTGCTGCTCGAGGAAGTGTGGCGCATGGGCAGGGAGAATGTTACGGCGGAGGAACTGAAAAACGCCAAGAGTTATCTCAAGGGCATGAATATCATGGGAATGGAATCGAATACGGGGCAGGCATCCCAGTATGCGCTCAACGAGATTCTCGGCGTCGGTTATGATTTCGGCGACCGGTATAACGAAGCGATCGAGAAGATAACCGTTTCGGATGTGCGGAATGTGGGAAAGAAATACCTGGGCGACAATTATTCGCTTGGCGCTGTTCTGGCAAAGTAA